The stretch of DNA ATTTTCTTGCCAATTTGACTGAAACTGATGTGAAAATAAAGTGGCCCAACGATATTATCCTTAAAAGTAAAAAAATCGTGGGAATATTGATTGAAAAAAAGAAAATTAATCAACAAAATTATTTCATCATTGGAGCAGGAATCAATATTCTTCAGGAGCAATTTGATGCAATATCCAATGCAGGCTCGATTTTAACCCAGACAGGGAAGAGATTCGACTTAAATGAATTCACTTTAAACCTCCATGAATTTTTATGTCAAAAACTGACAGATATTCCTTCTGAACAGGAAATAATGAAATTATTCAATCAACACTTGTTCCGAAAAGATGAAATTTCTGTTTTTGAAGTGGACAAAAGGAGACAAAATGGCATTATCAGATTCTCTGATGAAAAGGGCGAAATCTGGATAGAATTAGAAGATGGATTAAGATCTTTTTATCACAAACAGATTAAACTTCT from Chryseobacterium piperi encodes:
- a CDS encoding biotin--[acetyl-CoA-carboxylase] ligase, with product MPQLFYLKECPSTNDEISQFLLYEDSDFIALHTFNQTKGRGQYGNVWSSTAEKNLAYTLAVNTRHFMLSDFMFNYYTAIVIRDFLANLTETDVKIKWPNDIILKSKKIVGILIEKKKINQQNYFIIGAGINILQEQFDAISNAGSILTQTGKRFDLNEFTLNLHEFLCQKLTDIPSEQEIMKLFNQHLFRKDEISVFEVDKRRQNGIIRFSDEKGEIWIELEDGLRSFYHKQIKLLY